In Triticum aestivum cultivar Chinese Spring chromosome 5B, IWGSC CS RefSeq v2.1, whole genome shotgun sequence, the following proteins share a genomic window:
- the LOC123110712 gene encoding wall-associated receptor kinase 2 — protein MEMHMLLPLVTTTVLLSIPAWQPLAAAPACQRQCGGVDIPYPFGIGRGCFLDTGDRTFEVTCRKATASDDARPFVDGYEVLGIDPGRGKIRIRSPVSSWCYDGARRSMGAPHTWSFNSTALRVSDADNKLAVVGCSALAYIGSQDGAVENRYVVGCHAECASAASLSDGPCNGTGCCLTPVPPGISSFDVAFDDAYNNSAVAGFSPCSYAVLVEAAAFEFRATYVTTGALGDAGGVQVPAVLDWAVGNQTCRDVLRKKTGSYACASANSECVDAKNGPGYLCNCSKGYQGNPYVIHGCQDINECEEKASYPCAIRDSCINTIGGYKCPCPAQKRGYSDGTCEADKSITKLQIAIGFSIGVVMLALGMTCTYAIQEKRRVAVVKTRHFRQHGGQLLFEEMKKSNKQGMSFTLFTKQELQEATGNFDERHVLGKGGNGTVYRGTLQDGTAVAIKRCRIAGEDERQQREFGMETLILSQINHKNIVKLYGCCLEVEVPMLVYQFIPNGTLYQLIHGGAAVVPFAVRLRIAHETAEALAYLHSMASPPIIHGDVKSPNILLDENYGAKVSDFGASSLAPAPTDEAHLVTFVQGTCGYLDPEYMQTCRLTEKSDVYSFGVVLLELLTSRKALNLAAPDDEKSVVASFLTAARDGRLDGLLDARIKSEVRAETLEQVAKLAKLCLEMSGERRPSMREVAEELDGIRKASSQNPCLLGEGEEALSQYSVVDMCDW, from the exons ATGGAAATGCACATGCTGCTTCCACTAGTTACCACCACGGTGCTCCTCTCGATCCCAGCATGGCAGCCGTTGGCCGCGGCGCCGGCGTGCCAGCGGCAGTGCGGCGGAGTGGACATCCCGTACCCGTTCGGCATCGGCCGCGGCTGCTTCCTGGACACGGGGGACAGGACCTTCGAGGTCACCTGCCGCAAAGCCACCGCTTCCGACGACGCCCGGCCCTTCGTCGACGGCTACGAGGTGCTCGGCATTGACCCGGGCCGCGGCAAGATACGCATCCGCAGCCCGGTCAGCTCGTGGTGCTACGACGGCGCGAGGCGGTCCATGGGCGCGCCGCACACGTGGTCCTTCAACTCGACGGCGCTCCGCGTCTCCGACGCGGACAACAAGCTCGCCGTCGTCGGGTGCAGCGCGCTCGCCTACATCGGGTCGCAGGACGGCGCCGTCGAGAACCGGTACGTGGTCGGGTGCCACGCCGAGTGCGCGAGCGCGGCGTCGCTGTCCGACGGTCCGTGCAACGGCACGGGATGCTGCCTCACGCCGGTGCCCCCGGGGATCAGCTCCTTTGACGTGGCCTTCGACGACGCCTACAACAACTCCGCTGTCGCCGGCTTCAGCCCGTGCAGCTATGCCGTGCTGGTCGAAGCGGCGGCGTTCGAGTTCCGGGCGACCTATGTCACCACCGGCGCGCTAGGGGACGCGGGCGGCGTTCAGGTGCCGGCGGTGCTGGACTGGGCGGTGGGCAACCAGACGTGCCGGGATGTGCTGCGGAAGAAGACGGGCTCGTACGCCTGCGCGAGTGCCAACAGCGAGTGCGTCGACGCCAAGAACGGCCCGGGCTACCTCTGTAACTGCTCCAAAGGGTACCAAGGAAACCCTTACGTCATCCATGGCTGCCAAG ATATTAACGAGTGTGAGGAGAAGGCGTCGTACCCATGTGCCATTCGTGATTCCTGTATCAACACGATCGGAGGGTACAAATGCCCATGCCCTGCACAAAAGCGAGGCTATTCTGATGGAACATGCGAAGCGGATAAATCCATAACTAAATTGCAAATCGCAATAG GTTTTAGCATTGGCGTGGTTATGCTGGCACTGGGCATGACCTGCACCTACGCCATCCAAGAGAAGCGGCGGGTCGCCGTCGTCAAGACGCGGCACTTCCGGCAGCACGGCGGCCAGCTGCTGTTCGAGGAGATGAAGAAGTCCAACAAACAGGGAATGTCCTTCACGCTCTTCACCAAGCAGGAGCTGCAGGAGGCCACCGGCAACTTCGACGAGCGGCACGTGCTGGGCAAGGGCGGCAACGGCACCGTGTACCGTGGCACGCTCCAGGACGGCACGGCGGTGGCGATCAAGCGGTGCAGGATCGCCGGCGAAGACGAGCGGCAGCAGCGGGAGTTCGGCATGGAGACGCTCATCCTCTCCCAGATCAACCACAAGAACATCGTGAAGCTCTACGGGTGTTGCCTCGAGGTGGAGGTCCCCATGCTCGTCTACCAGTTCATCCCCAACGGCACCCTCTACCAGCTCATCCACGGCGGCGCCGCCGTCGTGCCGTTCGCGGTGCGTCTGAGGATCGCGCACGAGACGGCCGAGGCGCTGGCGTACCTGCACTCGATGGCATCGCCGCCGATCATCCACGGCGACGTCAAGTCCCCCAACATCCTCCTCGACGAGAACTACGGCGCCAAGGTGTCCGACTTTGGGGCGTCGTCGCTGGCGCCGGCGCCGACGGACGAGGCGCACCTGGTGACGTTCGTGCAGGGGACGTGCGGGTACCTGGACCCGGAGTACATGCAGACGTGCCGGCTGACGGAGAAgagcgacgtgtacagcttcggcgtggtgctcctggagctgctcaCGTCGCGTAAGGCACTGAACCTCGCCGCCCCCGACGACGAGAAGAGCGTCGTCGCGAGCTTCCTCACGGCGGCGAGGGACGGCAGGCTGGACGGCCTGCTGGACGCGCGGATCAAGAGCGAGGTGAGGGCGGAGACGCTGGAGCAGGTGGCCAAGCTCGCGAAGCTGTGCCTGGAGATGTCCGGCGAGAGGAGGCCCTCCATGCGAGAGGTCGCCGAGGAGCTTGACGGGATCAGGAAGGCGTCGTCACAGAATCCATGCTTATTAGGTGAGGGTGAAGAAGCTCTGTCACAGTACTCTGTTGTGGATATGTGTGACTGGTGA
- the LOC123110713 gene encoding uncharacterized protein, producing the protein MHPLVGALLVSAGERWWWPCWGPAARHAAAWAGTLALAVSVASFAPEAAFVWALASGGCAAGSVRVPLDGGGDHVCVPARMAGRTCADIIVPPVFAALSVGASACFVRTIAIGRRHGY; encoded by the coding sequence ATGCATCCGCTCGTGGGGGCGCTGCTGGTGAGTGCCGGGgagcggtggtggtggccgtgctgGGGCCCGGCGGCGCGCCACGCCGCGGCGTGGGCCGGCACGCTGGCGCTGGCCGTGTCGGTGGCGTCGTTCGCGCCGGAGGCCGCGTTCGTGTGGGCGCTGGCCAGCGGCGGGTGCGCGGCCGGGTCGGTGCGCGTGCCGCTCGACGGCGGCGGGGACCACGTCTGCGTGCCGGCGAGGATGGCCGGCCGGACCTGCGCCGACATCATCGTGCCGCCGGTGTTCGCGGCGCTCTCCGTCGGCGCCTCGGCGTGCTTCGTCCGGACGATCGCCATCGGCCGCCGCCACGGCTACTAG